A window of Synchiropus splendidus isolate RoL2022-P1 chromosome 9, RoL_Sspl_1.0, whole genome shotgun sequence contains these coding sequences:
- the gbf1 gene encoding Golgi-specific brefeldin A-resistance guanine nucleotide exchange factor 1 isoform X1 yields MVDKSIYIVQGEISTVVGAIKRNSRWNTHTTLDEEQDPLLNSFGQLKDLLNNIKELADVEPNIFLRPFLEVVRSEDTTGPITGLALTSVNKFLSYGLIDANHEAAAEAIENMADAVTHARFVGTDPASDEVVLMKILQVLRTLLLTPVGAHLTNESVCEIMQSCFRICFEMRLSELLRKSAEHTLVDMVQLLFSRLPQFKEEAKSYVGANMKKAYNILWKNKRVQLKMRAGGMSESSKWKKQKRSPRPPRHLVQNPPGQADPTQSGTLSNNMLSGGVPFIEPSSSTSSIPASDSAGSSISSPSATDSGLETGSKATSREDLSDLDQCGSTTPNSPSALPSTELASPDGPGGLQSVLEDKDSAYQSDATSVHDMDYVNPRGVRFTQSTQRDGTSLVPYGLPCLRELFRFLISLTNPHDRHNTDAMMHMGLQLLTVALESAHISNYQSLLGLVKDELCRHLFQLLSVDRMNLYASSIRVCFLLFESMRVNLKFQLEMYLKKLMDITTSENVKMPYEMKEMALEALVQLWRIPSFVTELYINYDCDFYCSNLFEDLTKLLSKNAFPVSGQLYTTHLLSLEALLTVIDSTESHCQAKVLNSTAVPEQSDTLAGTDSGNTGPETTSDPTMQVNGASLPQGDNQAVGPPTSGRLMAEKMRLGRQDQGDGEAAEKKPPKTPQRFSSCLPDSQELVEIRTKKKLLITGTEQFNQKPKKGIQFLQEKGLLSNPLDNNQVAQWLRENPRLDKKMIGEYISDRKNMELLDSFVNTFTFQGLRIDEALRLYLEAFRLPGEAPVIQRLLETFTDNWHKVNGSPFMTNDAGFALAYAVIMLNTDQHNHNVRKQNIPMTVEQFKKNLKGVNGNKDFDQDMLEDIYNAIKNEEIVMPDEQTGLVKENYVWSVLLHRGATPEGLFLHLPAGSYDHDLFTMTWGPTIAALSYVFDKSLDENILQKAITGFRKCAMIAAHYGFSDVFDNLIISLCKFTTLSSESVENLPSVFGSNSKAQTAAKTVFDLAHRHGNILREGWKNIMESMLQLFRAELLPKAMVEVEDFIEPNGKISLQREETPSNRGESAVLSFVNWLTLSGAEQSGLRGPSMENQEAKQAAVLCIKQCDPEKLVTESKFLQLESLQELMKALISVTPDEETYDEEDAAFCLEMLLRIVLENRDRVTCVWQTVRDHLCHLCVHANESCFLVERAVVGLLRLAIRLLRREDISSQVLLSLRLLLMMKPHVLSRVSREVAFGLHELLKTNAANIHSTEHWYTLFSLLECIGAGVKPPASFQISAGTSDTDTGAQSDSELPSNHPSEVTLDRGYTSDSEVYTDHSKSRIPRSATDVDVASGGWLVVSKDDPDTCVTPPLGSKAQLNHPLVNQYSLTLGLDLGQHDTKSLIKCVETLSFIVRDAAHVTPDNFELCVRAIRVFVEASLNGGYRNHDKKKSHKYDSSKSRMRKKAGGKEKEGAGGTRRGSSRASSQRLSRSHSDEEEDEGVPASYHTVSLQVSQDLLDLMHTLHTRAASIYSSWAEEQRHLDTAGKRIEADSQTLWTSCWCPLLQGIAWLCCDARRQVRMQALTYLQRALLVHDLQTLDATEWESCFNKVLFPLLTKLLDNISPADVGGMEETRMRACTLLSKVFLQHLSPLLSLPTFAALWLTILDFMDKYMHAGSSDLLLEAIPESLKNMLLVMDTAGIFHSADSRTGYSDLWEITWERIVCFLPNLREELFKQTVIADPVPSPPAEPVQPTPPGAHPASPQGSSVPAQQTPASPPAAAPPAEPRTPSRPASPQETPASSANGAGRSSPVPVTAPSIQAPSPLSQSPLLIQPLASPLQMGVPPMSLPIILNPALIEATSPVPLLPGPRPTSPSNEVK; encoded by the exons agctggctgatgttgagcCCAACATTTTCCTGAGGCCTTTCCTGGAAGTGGTGCGCTCTGAAGATACAACTGGACCTATCACAGGCCTCGCCCTTACCTCGGTCAACAAGTTCCTTTCGTACGGCCTTATAG ATGCAAatcatgaagcagcagctgaggccaTCGAGAACATGGCAGATGCTGTCACACATGCCAGATTTGTGGGAACAGATCCAGCGAGCGATGAAGTGGTGCTTATGAAAATTCTACAG GTCTTGAGGACTCTGCTGCTCACTCCTGTCGGAGCCCATCTGACCAACGAGTCTGTCTGTGAGATCATGCAGTCCTGCTTCCGAATCTGCTTTGAGATGCGTCTGAGTG AGCTCCTCAGGAAATCAGCTGAGCACACACTGGTTGATATGGTGCAGCTACTGTTCTCCAG ACTTCCCCAATTCAAAGAAGAGGCCAAGAGTTACGTTGGTGCCAACATGAAGAAG GCTTACAATATCTTGtggaaaaacaaacgtgtgcaG CTGAAGATGCGGGCTGGCGGCATGAGTGAGTCCTCTAAATGGAAGAAACAGAAACGCTCCCCAAGACCACCCCGTCACCTGGTCCAGAATCCTCCTGGCCAAGCCGACCCCACCCAGTCTGGCACCCTGAGCAACAACATGTTGTCTG GTGGAGTCCCCTTCATCGAGCCCAGTTCCTCCACCTCTTCTATTCCAGCCTCGGACAGTGCTGGCTCCTCCATCTCCAGTCCTTCAGCCACGGACAGTGGCCTGGAGACAGGTTCTAAAGCTACCTCCAGAGAAGACCTGTCTGACCTGGACCAGTGTGGCTCAACCACGCCAAACAGTCCCTCTGCCCTCCCAAGTACAGAGCTTGCATCTCCAGATGGACCTGGAGGCCTGCAG TCGGTGCTTGAGGATAAAGACTCTGCGTATCAGTCCGACGCCACCTCAGTTCATGATATGGACTATGTAAACCCCAGAGGCGTCCGCTTCACGCAGTCCACACAGAGAGATG GAACATCGCTGGTCCCCTATGGCCTGCCTTGTCTGAGGGAGCTCTTCCGTTTCCTGATCTCATTGACTAACCCACATGACCGCCACAACACTGACGCCATGATGCACATGGGCCTGCAGTTACTGACAGTTGCACTGGAGTCTGCGCACATCTCTAACTACCAGTCTCTGCTTGGGCTGGTGAAGGACGAGCTCTGCAGACATCTATTCCAG TTGTTAAGTGTGGATCGGATGAACCTCTACGCCTCATCCATACGAGTGTGCTTCCTGCTGTTCGAAAGCATGAGAGTGAATCTGAAGTTCCAGTTAGAA ATGTACCTGAAGAAACTGATGGACATCACCACGTCTGAGAACGTCAAAATGCCGTACGAGATGAAGGAGATGGCTCTAGAGGCACTTGTCCAGCTGTGGCGCATCCCCAGTTTTGTCACTGAGCTCTACATCAACTACGACTGTGACTTCTACTGCTCCAACCTGTTTGAAGATCTCACCAAGCTGCTGTCAAAG AATGCCTTTCCTGTCTCCGGGCAGCTCTACACTACACACCTCCTGTCATTAGAAGCTCTGCTGACTGTGATCGACAGCACAGAGTCTCACTGCCAGGCCAAGGTCCTCAACAGCACTGCAGTCCCGGAGCAGTCGGACACTCTGGCGGGAACTGATTCTGGGAACACTGGACCTGAGACCACTTCTG ATCCCACTATGCAGGTCAATGGTGCGAGTTTGCCTCAGGGTGACAATCAAGCAGTGGGTCCACCCACCAGTGGACGTCTGATGGCAGAGAAGATGAGACTAGGACGTCAGGATCAAGGAGATGGTGAGGCAG CTGAGAAGAAACCTCCAAAAACACCTCAGCGCTTCTCCTCATGCTTGCCTGACTCCCAGGAGTTGGTAGAAATCCGAACAAAGAAGAAG cTGCTCATTACAGGGACAGAGCAGTTTAACCAGAAGCCTAAGAAGGGAATTCAGTTTCTCCAAGAAAAAGGGCTCCTCAGTAATCCTTTGGACAACAACCAGGTGGCCCAATGGCTCCGGGAAAACCCCAGACTGGACAAGAAGATGATTGGAGAATACATCAGCGATCGCAAGAACATGGAGCTTCTGGACAGCTTTGTCAA CACATTCACCTTCCAGGGTTTGCGTATCGACGAGGCGCTGAGGCTCTACCTGGAGGCCTTCAGGTTACCCGGAGAAGCCCCCGTAATCCAGAGGCTCTTGGAAACCTTCACTGACAACTGGCAT AAAGTCAATGGGTCCCCTTTCATGACCAATGATGCTGGCTTTGCTTTGGCCTACGCTGTTATAATGCTCAACACTGACCAGCACAACCACAACGTCCGCAAGCAAAACATCCCAATGACCGTGGAG CAATTCAAGAAAAACCTTAAGGGCGTGAATGGAAACAAAGACTTTGACCAGGACATGTTGGAGGATATCTACAACGCTATCAA GAATGAGGAGATTGTGATGCCCGATGAGCAGACAGGTTTGGTGAAGGAGAACTATGTTTGGAGCGTGCTGCTTCACCGCGGCGCCACACCAGAGGGCTTGTTCCTTCACCTGCCGGCGGGCAGCTACGACCACGACCTGTTCACCATGACCTGGGGTCCCACCATCGCTGCACTGTCGTACGTTTTCGACAAGAGTCTGGATGAAAACATCCTCCAAAAGGCCATCACCGGCTTCAG GAAATGTGCCATGATCGCAGCTCACTATGGCTTCAGTGACGTTTTTGACAATCTGATCATCTCTCTGTGCAAGTTCACCACTCTCAGCAGCGAG TCGGTGGAAAACCTCCCTTCGGTGTTCGGCAGCAACAGTAAGGCACAAACGGCTGCCAAGACCGTATTTGACCTCGCTCATCGCCACGGTAACATCCTGAGAGAAGGCTGGAAGAACATCATGGAGTCCATGCTGCAGCTGTTCAGAGCTGAACTGCTGCCCAAAGCCATGGTGGAG GTGGAGGATTTCATTGAACCGAACGGGAAGATTTCTCTTCAGCGAGAGGAAACTCCATCGAACCG TGGTGAGTCTGCAGTTTTGAGTTTTGTCAACTGGCTGACTTTGAGTGGAGCGGAGCAGTCCGGACTCCGAGGACCGTCAATGGAGAATCAGGAGGCCAAACAAGCTGCCGTGCTCTGCATAAAG CAGTGTGACCCGGAGAAGCTGGTCACAGAGAGCAAATTCCTGCAACTGGAGTCGCTGCAAGAactgatgaag GCCCTGATCTCAGTCACCCCGGATGAAGAGACGTACGATGAGGAGGATGCTGCCTTCTGCTTGGAGATGTTGCTCCGCATTGTTCTGGAGAACAG AGACCGTGTGACGTGTGTGTGGCAAACTGTGCGTGACCATCTCTGCCACCTTTGTGTCCACGCAAACGAGAGCTGCTTCCTGGTGGAGAGAGCTGTGGTGGGGCTGCTGCGGCTGGCCATTCGTCTGCTACGGAGGGAGGACATCAGCTCCCAG gTGTTGCTGTCTCTGCGTCTACTGCTGATGATGAAGCCTCATGTCCTGTCCCGGGTCAGTAGAGAGGTGGCCTTTGGCCTTCATGAGCTGCTCAAGACCAACGCGGCCAACATCCACAGCACAGAGCACTGGTACACGCTCTTCTCCCTGCTGGAGTGCATCGGTGCTGGAGTGAAACCTCCCGCCTCCTTCCAGATCAGCGCTGGCACCAGCGACACCGACACAG GTGCTCAGTCTGACAGTGAGCTTCCGTCCAATCACCCGAGTGAAGTCACTCTGGACCGAGGCTACACATCAGACTCTGAGGTCTACACAGACCACAGCAAGTCCAGGATCCCTCGCTCCGCCACCGATGTGGATGTGGCCAGCGGCGGATGGTTGGTG GTCAGCAAAGATGACCCGGACACCTGCGTTACTCCTCCGCTGGGCTCAAAAGCCCAGCTGAATCACCCATTAGTGAACCAGTACAGTCTGACTCTGGGTCTGGACCTGGGCCAACATGACACCAAGTCTCTCATCAAGTGTGTGGAGACCTTGTCTTTCATTGTCCGGGACGCAGCCCACGTCACGCCAGACAACTTTGAGCTGTGTGTGCGAGCCATCCGGGTGTTTGTGGAGGCCAGCCTGAACGGAG gCTACCGCAACCACGACAAGAAGAAGAGCCACAAGTACGACTCGTCCAAGTCCCGCATGAGGAAAAAGGCTGGAGGGAAAGAGAAGGAGGGCGCAGGAGGCACTCGGCGAGGGAGCAGTCGAGCCTCCAGTCAGCGCTTGTCACGCTCCCATAGTGACGAAGAAGAGGACGAGGGTGTCCCGGCCAGCTACCACACTGTGTCTTTACAGGTTAGTCAGGAT ctgctggacctgATGCACACGCTCCACACCCGAGCTGCCAGCATCTACAGCTCATGGGCAGAGGAACAGCGCCACCTAGACACTGCAGGGAAGAGGATTGAGGCGGACTCACAGACTCTGTGGACCAGCTGTTGGTGTCCACTGCTGCAAG GCATCGCGTGGCTGTGCTGTGATGCCCGGCGTCAGGTCCGCATGCAGGCCCTCACCTACCTCCAGAGGGCGCTGCTGGTCCACGACCTGCAGACCCTCGACGCCACAGAGTGGGAGTCCTGCTTCAACAAG GTGCTGTTCCCCTTGCTGACCAAgctcctggacaacatcagccCTGCAGATGTTGGTGGCATGGAGGAGACCAGGATGAGAGCCTGTACACTCCTGTCCAAG GTTTTCCTCCAACACCTGTCCCCCTTGCTGTCCCTGCCCACCTTCGCCGCTCTGTGGCTCACCATCCTGGACTTCATGGACAAGTACATGCATGCTGGATCCAGCGACCTGCTG CTGGAGGCCATCCCAGAGTCCCTGAAGAACATGCTGCTGGTGATGGACACGGCCGGCATCTTCCACAGCGCCGACTCCAGGACGGGCTACTCGGACCTGTGGGAGATCACCTGGGAGCGAATCGTCTGCTTCCTGCCAAACCTCAGGGAGGAGCTGTTCAAGCAGACGGTGATAGCAG ATCCTGTGCCTAGCCCTCCAGCAGAGCCCGTGCAGCCCACGCCTCCAGGAGCTCACCCTGCCTCCCCTCAGGGGTCTTCAGTTCCAGCCCAACAGACCCCCGCGTCACCGCCCGCAGCCGCACCTCCAGCAGAACCGCGGACACCCAGCAGACCTGCGTCACCTCAGGAGACTCCAGCATCCAGTGCCAACG gagcagggCGCTCGTCCCCGGTGCCAGTGACGGCCCCTTCCATCCAGGCTCCCTCCCCTCTGAGCCAGTCTCCCCTCCTCATCCAGCCCCTGGCCTCACCCCTGCAGATGGGGGTCCCGCCCATGTCCCTGCCAATCATCCTGAACCCCGCCCTCATCGAGGCCACCTCCCCTGTCCCGCTGCTGCCCGGCCCACGGCCCACTAGCCCCTCCAACGAGGTGAAGTAG
- the gbf1 gene encoding Golgi-specific brefeldin A-resistance guanine nucleotide exchange factor 1 isoform X2: MVDKSIYIVQGEISTVVGAIKRNSRWNTHTTLDEEQDPLLNSFGQLKDLLNNIKELADVEPNIFLRPFLEVVRSEDTTGPITGLALTSVNKFLSYGLIDANHEAAAEAIENMADAVTHARFVGTDPASDEVVLMKILQVLRTLLLTPVGAHLTNESVCEIMQSCFRICFEMRLSELLRKSAEHTLVDMVQLLFSRLPQFKEEAKSYVGANMKKAYNILWKNKRVQLKMRAGGMSESSKWKKQKRSPRPPRHLVQNPPGQADPTQSGTLSNNMLSGGVPFIEPSSSTSSIPASDSAGSSISSPSATDSGLETGSKATSREDLSDLDQCGSTTPNSPSALPSTELASPDGPGGLQSVLEDKDSAYQSDATSVHDMDYVNPRGVRFTQSTQRDGTSLVPYGLPCLRELFRFLISLTNPHDRHNTDAMMHMGLQLLTVALESAHISNYQSLLGLVKDELCRHLFQLLSVDRMNLYASSIRVCFLLFESMRVNLKFQLEMYLKKLMDITTSENVKMPYEMKEMALEALVQLWRIPSFVTELYINYDCDFYCSNLFEDLTKLLSKNAFPVSGQLYTTHLLSLEALLTVIDSTESHCQAKVLNSTAVPEQSDTLAGTDSGNTGPETTSDPTMQVNGASLPQGDNQAVGPPTSGRLMAEKMRLGRQDQGDGEAAEKKPPKTPQRFSSCLPDSQELVEIRTKKKLLITGTEQFNQKPKKGIQFLQEKGLLSNPLDNNQVAQWLRENPRLDKKMIGEYISDRKNMELLDSFVNTFTFQGLRIDEALRLYLEAFRLPGEAPVIQRLLETFTDNWHKVNGSPFMTNDAGFALAYAVIMLNTDQHNHNVRKQNIPMTVEQFKKNLKGVNGNKDFDQDMLEDIYNAIKNEEIVMPDEQTGLVKENYVWSVLLHRGATPEGLFLHLPAGSYDHDLFTMTWGPTIAALSYVFDKSLDENILQKAITGFRKCAMIAAHYGFSDVFDNLIISLCKFTTLSSESVENLPSVFGSNSKAQTAAKTVFDLAHRHGNILREGWKNIMESMLQLFRAELLPKAMVEVEDFIEPNGKISLQREETPSNRGESAVLSFVNWLTLSGAEQSGLRGPSMENQEAKQAAVLCIKQCDPEKLVTESKFLQLESLQELMKALISVTPDEETYDEEDAAFCLEMLLRIVLENRDRVTCVWQTVRDHLCHLCVHANESCFLVERAVVGLLRLAIRLLRREDISSQVLLSLRLLLMMKPHVLSRVSREVAFGLHELLKTNAANIHSTEHWYTLFSLLECIGAGVKPPASFQISAGTSDTDTGAQSDSELPSNHPSEVTLDRGYTSDSEVYTDHSKSRIPRSATDVDVASGGWLVVSKDDPDTCVTPPLGSKAQLNHPLVNQYSLTLGLDLGQHDTKSLIKCVETLSFIVRDAAHVTPDNFELCVRAIRVFVEASLNGGYRNHDKKKSHKYDSSKSRMRKKAGGKEKEGAGGTRRGSSRASSQRLSRSHSDEEEDEGVPASYHTVSLQLLDLMHTLHTRAASIYSSWAEEQRHLDTAGKRIEADSQTLWTSCWCPLLQGIAWLCCDARRQVRMQALTYLQRALLVHDLQTLDATEWESCFNKVLFPLLTKLLDNISPADVGGMEETRMRACTLLSKVFLQHLSPLLSLPTFAALWLTILDFMDKYMHAGSSDLLLEAIPESLKNMLLVMDTAGIFHSADSRTGYSDLWEITWERIVCFLPNLREELFKQTVIADPVPSPPAEPVQPTPPGAHPASPQGSSVPAQQTPASPPAAAPPAEPRTPSRPASPQETPASSANGAGRSSPVPVTAPSIQAPSPLSQSPLLIQPLASPLQMGVPPMSLPIILNPALIEATSPVPLLPGPRPTSPSNEVK, encoded by the exons agctggctgatgttgagcCCAACATTTTCCTGAGGCCTTTCCTGGAAGTGGTGCGCTCTGAAGATACAACTGGACCTATCACAGGCCTCGCCCTTACCTCGGTCAACAAGTTCCTTTCGTACGGCCTTATAG ATGCAAatcatgaagcagcagctgaggccaTCGAGAACATGGCAGATGCTGTCACACATGCCAGATTTGTGGGAACAGATCCAGCGAGCGATGAAGTGGTGCTTATGAAAATTCTACAG GTCTTGAGGACTCTGCTGCTCACTCCTGTCGGAGCCCATCTGACCAACGAGTCTGTCTGTGAGATCATGCAGTCCTGCTTCCGAATCTGCTTTGAGATGCGTCTGAGTG AGCTCCTCAGGAAATCAGCTGAGCACACACTGGTTGATATGGTGCAGCTACTGTTCTCCAG ACTTCCCCAATTCAAAGAAGAGGCCAAGAGTTACGTTGGTGCCAACATGAAGAAG GCTTACAATATCTTGtggaaaaacaaacgtgtgcaG CTGAAGATGCGGGCTGGCGGCATGAGTGAGTCCTCTAAATGGAAGAAACAGAAACGCTCCCCAAGACCACCCCGTCACCTGGTCCAGAATCCTCCTGGCCAAGCCGACCCCACCCAGTCTGGCACCCTGAGCAACAACATGTTGTCTG GTGGAGTCCCCTTCATCGAGCCCAGTTCCTCCACCTCTTCTATTCCAGCCTCGGACAGTGCTGGCTCCTCCATCTCCAGTCCTTCAGCCACGGACAGTGGCCTGGAGACAGGTTCTAAAGCTACCTCCAGAGAAGACCTGTCTGACCTGGACCAGTGTGGCTCAACCACGCCAAACAGTCCCTCTGCCCTCCCAAGTACAGAGCTTGCATCTCCAGATGGACCTGGAGGCCTGCAG TCGGTGCTTGAGGATAAAGACTCTGCGTATCAGTCCGACGCCACCTCAGTTCATGATATGGACTATGTAAACCCCAGAGGCGTCCGCTTCACGCAGTCCACACAGAGAGATG GAACATCGCTGGTCCCCTATGGCCTGCCTTGTCTGAGGGAGCTCTTCCGTTTCCTGATCTCATTGACTAACCCACATGACCGCCACAACACTGACGCCATGATGCACATGGGCCTGCAGTTACTGACAGTTGCACTGGAGTCTGCGCACATCTCTAACTACCAGTCTCTGCTTGGGCTGGTGAAGGACGAGCTCTGCAGACATCTATTCCAG TTGTTAAGTGTGGATCGGATGAACCTCTACGCCTCATCCATACGAGTGTGCTTCCTGCTGTTCGAAAGCATGAGAGTGAATCTGAAGTTCCAGTTAGAA ATGTACCTGAAGAAACTGATGGACATCACCACGTCTGAGAACGTCAAAATGCCGTACGAGATGAAGGAGATGGCTCTAGAGGCACTTGTCCAGCTGTGGCGCATCCCCAGTTTTGTCACTGAGCTCTACATCAACTACGACTGTGACTTCTACTGCTCCAACCTGTTTGAAGATCTCACCAAGCTGCTGTCAAAG AATGCCTTTCCTGTCTCCGGGCAGCTCTACACTACACACCTCCTGTCATTAGAAGCTCTGCTGACTGTGATCGACAGCACAGAGTCTCACTGCCAGGCCAAGGTCCTCAACAGCACTGCAGTCCCGGAGCAGTCGGACACTCTGGCGGGAACTGATTCTGGGAACACTGGACCTGAGACCACTTCTG ATCCCACTATGCAGGTCAATGGTGCGAGTTTGCCTCAGGGTGACAATCAAGCAGTGGGTCCACCCACCAGTGGACGTCTGATGGCAGAGAAGATGAGACTAGGACGTCAGGATCAAGGAGATGGTGAGGCAG CTGAGAAGAAACCTCCAAAAACACCTCAGCGCTTCTCCTCATGCTTGCCTGACTCCCAGGAGTTGGTAGAAATCCGAACAAAGAAGAAG cTGCTCATTACAGGGACAGAGCAGTTTAACCAGAAGCCTAAGAAGGGAATTCAGTTTCTCCAAGAAAAAGGGCTCCTCAGTAATCCTTTGGACAACAACCAGGTGGCCCAATGGCTCCGGGAAAACCCCAGACTGGACAAGAAGATGATTGGAGAATACATCAGCGATCGCAAGAACATGGAGCTTCTGGACAGCTTTGTCAA CACATTCACCTTCCAGGGTTTGCGTATCGACGAGGCGCTGAGGCTCTACCTGGAGGCCTTCAGGTTACCCGGAGAAGCCCCCGTAATCCAGAGGCTCTTGGAAACCTTCACTGACAACTGGCAT AAAGTCAATGGGTCCCCTTTCATGACCAATGATGCTGGCTTTGCTTTGGCCTACGCTGTTATAATGCTCAACACTGACCAGCACAACCACAACGTCCGCAAGCAAAACATCCCAATGACCGTGGAG CAATTCAAGAAAAACCTTAAGGGCGTGAATGGAAACAAAGACTTTGACCAGGACATGTTGGAGGATATCTACAACGCTATCAA GAATGAGGAGATTGTGATGCCCGATGAGCAGACAGGTTTGGTGAAGGAGAACTATGTTTGGAGCGTGCTGCTTCACCGCGGCGCCACACCAGAGGGCTTGTTCCTTCACCTGCCGGCGGGCAGCTACGACCACGACCTGTTCACCATGACCTGGGGTCCCACCATCGCTGCACTGTCGTACGTTTTCGACAAGAGTCTGGATGAAAACATCCTCCAAAAGGCCATCACCGGCTTCAG GAAATGTGCCATGATCGCAGCTCACTATGGCTTCAGTGACGTTTTTGACAATCTGATCATCTCTCTGTGCAAGTTCACCACTCTCAGCAGCGAG TCGGTGGAAAACCTCCCTTCGGTGTTCGGCAGCAACAGTAAGGCACAAACGGCTGCCAAGACCGTATTTGACCTCGCTCATCGCCACGGTAACATCCTGAGAGAAGGCTGGAAGAACATCATGGAGTCCATGCTGCAGCTGTTCAGAGCTGAACTGCTGCCCAAAGCCATGGTGGAG GTGGAGGATTTCATTGAACCGAACGGGAAGATTTCTCTTCAGCGAGAGGAAACTCCATCGAACCG TGGTGAGTCTGCAGTTTTGAGTTTTGTCAACTGGCTGACTTTGAGTGGAGCGGAGCAGTCCGGACTCCGAGGACCGTCAATGGAGAATCAGGAGGCCAAACAAGCTGCCGTGCTCTGCATAAAG CAGTGTGACCCGGAGAAGCTGGTCACAGAGAGCAAATTCCTGCAACTGGAGTCGCTGCAAGAactgatgaag GCCCTGATCTCAGTCACCCCGGATGAAGAGACGTACGATGAGGAGGATGCTGCCTTCTGCTTGGAGATGTTGCTCCGCATTGTTCTGGAGAACAG AGACCGTGTGACGTGTGTGTGGCAAACTGTGCGTGACCATCTCTGCCACCTTTGTGTCCACGCAAACGAGAGCTGCTTCCTGGTGGAGAGAGCTGTGGTGGGGCTGCTGCGGCTGGCCATTCGTCTGCTACGGAGGGAGGACATCAGCTCCCAG gTGTTGCTGTCTCTGCGTCTACTGCTGATGATGAAGCCTCATGTCCTGTCCCGGGTCAGTAGAGAGGTGGCCTTTGGCCTTCATGAGCTGCTCAAGACCAACGCGGCCAACATCCACAGCACAGAGCACTGGTACACGCTCTTCTCCCTGCTGGAGTGCATCGGTGCTGGAGTGAAACCTCCCGCCTCCTTCCAGATCAGCGCTGGCACCAGCGACACCGACACAG GTGCTCAGTCTGACAGTGAGCTTCCGTCCAATCACCCGAGTGAAGTCACTCTGGACCGAGGCTACACATCAGACTCTGAGGTCTACACAGACCACAGCAAGTCCAGGATCCCTCGCTCCGCCACCGATGTGGATGTGGCCAGCGGCGGATGGTTGGTG GTCAGCAAAGATGACCCGGACACCTGCGTTACTCCTCCGCTGGGCTCAAAAGCCCAGCTGAATCACCCATTAGTGAACCAGTACAGTCTGACTCTGGGTCTGGACCTGGGCCAACATGACACCAAGTCTCTCATCAAGTGTGTGGAGACCTTGTCTTTCATTGTCCGGGACGCAGCCCACGTCACGCCAGACAACTTTGAGCTGTGTGTGCGAGCCATCCGGGTGTTTGTGGAGGCCAGCCTGAACGGAG gCTACCGCAACCACGACAAGAAGAAGAGCCACAAGTACGACTCGTCCAAGTCCCGCATGAGGAAAAAGGCTGGAGGGAAAGAGAAGGAGGGCGCAGGAGGCACTCGGCGAGGGAGCAGTCGAGCCTCCAGTCAGCGCTTGTCACGCTCCCATAGTGACGAAGAAGAGGACGAGGGTGTCCCGGCCAGCTACCACACTGTGTCTTTACAG ctgctggacctgATGCACACGCTCCACACCCGAGCTGCCAGCATCTACAGCTCATGGGCAGAGGAACAGCGCCACCTAGACACTGCAGGGAAGAGGATTGAGGCGGACTCACAGACTCTGTGGACCAGCTGTTGGTGTCCACTGCTGCAAG GCATCGCGTGGCTGTGCTGTGATGCCCGGCGTCAGGTCCGCATGCAGGCCCTCACCTACCTCCAGAGGGCGCTGCTGGTCCACGACCTGCAGACCCTCGACGCCACAGAGTGGGAGTCCTGCTTCAACAAG GTGCTGTTCCCCTTGCTGACCAAgctcctggacaacatcagccCTGCAGATGTTGGTGGCATGGAGGAGACCAGGATGAGAGCCTGTACACTCCTGTCCAAG GTTTTCCTCCAACACCTGTCCCCCTTGCTGTCCCTGCCCACCTTCGCCGCTCTGTGGCTCACCATCCTGGACTTCATGGACAAGTACATGCATGCTGGATCCAGCGACCTGCTG CTGGAGGCCATCCCAGAGTCCCTGAAGAACATGCTGCTGGTGATGGACACGGCCGGCATCTTCCACAGCGCCGACTCCAGGACGGGCTACTCGGACCTGTGGGAGATCACCTGGGAGCGAATCGTCTGCTTCCTGCCAAACCTCAGGGAGGAGCTGTTCAAGCAGACGGTGATAGCAG ATCCTGTGCCTAGCCCTCCAGCAGAGCCCGTGCAGCCCACGCCTCCAGGAGCTCACCCTGCCTCCCCTCAGGGGTCTTCAGTTCCAGCCCAACAGACCCCCGCGTCACCGCCCGCAGCCGCACCTCCAGCAGAACCGCGGACACCCAGCAGACCTGCGTCACCTCAGGAGACTCCAGCATCCAGTGCCAACG gagcagggCGCTCGTCCCCGGTGCCAGTGACGGCCCCTTCCATCCAGGCTCCCTCCCCTCTGAGCCAGTCTCCCCTCCTCATCCAGCCCCTGGCCTCACCCCTGCAGATGGGGGTCCCGCCCATGTCCCTGCCAATCATCCTGAACCCCGCCCTCATCGAGGCCACCTCCCCTGTCCCGCTGCTGCCCGGCCCACGGCCCACTAGCCCCTCCAACGAGGTGAAGTAG